TCGGCTTGCGCGACGAACCGAACCGGCAAACCACAGTGGTTTTCCAATCCGATCCGCGTCGCGATCTCATTGATGTCTTGATGCCAGTTCGCCCCTGCCAGAATCGGCTCGACGGTTGGCAGCAAGGGCGCCAGCCACGGGCGCGACCAGTCGATTAACTTCAGAATTTGCGGACTCATTGCCTGCACCGCCAGCTACAAACCGTAGGCCTGACAATATGAGGAACTGCGGGCCGACTCGCTGACAACACACGTCAAGCCAATTTCCACCCGATGGTTTCCCCCGCATTCAAAGGCACGACCGTCGCGTCACCCAATGGCAACTCGTCCGGCACGCTCCATTCGGCGCGTTGCAGCGTGACCGTGCCGCTGTTGCGCGGCAAACCGTAGAAGGCCGGACCGTTGACGCTTGCGAATGCCTCCAGCTTGTCCAGCGCCCCTGCCCGGTCGAATGCTTCGGCATACAGCTCCATGGCATGCAGCGCCGTGTAGCAACCCGCGCAGCCGCAGGCGTGTTCCTTCAAGCCCTTCGGATGCGGTGCGGAGTCGGTGCCGAGGAAGAATCGGTCGCTGCCGGAAGTGGCCACCTTCACCAGTGCCTGACGATGCTCTTCGCGCTTCAACACGGGGAGGCAATAGTAATGGGGACGGATGCCGCCCTTGAAGATTTCATTCCGGTTGTACAGCAGATGGTGCGCGGTGATGGTTGCGGCGATGGGGCCCTCCGCCTCGCTGACATAATGCGCGGCATCCTTGGTGGTGATGTGCTCGAACACCACCTTGAGTGCCGGCATGTCGCGCCGCAAAGGCTGCATCACGCGTTCGATGAACACGGCTTCACGGTCGAACACGTCTACCGCGGGATCGGTGACCTCGCCGTGGACCAGGAATGGCATGCCGACTTCCTGCATCACTTCCAGCGTCTTGTAGCACTTTGTCAATGACGTCACGCCCGCATCGGAATTGGTGGTTGCGCCAGCCGGATACAACTTCACCGCATGCACGAAACCGCTATCTCTGGCGCGGCGAATTTCGTCCGGCGGCGTATTGTCGGTCAGGTACAACACCATCAGTGGTTCGAATTCCATCCCCATGGGCAGCGCCGCAAGAATGCGGTCGCGATATGCCGCGGCCTGCTCAGTTGTCGTGACCGGCGGCTTGAGGTTGGGCATGACGATCGCGCGGCGGAACTGGCGTGCGGTGTGCGGCAGCACGCTCGCCATCGCCGCGCCGTCGCGCAAATGCAGGTGCCAGTCGTCCGGGCGGGTAATCGTGATGTTTTGAGGGGAATTGGATGCGGAATGATTGGACATGACAGTACTTTCTCTGGACTGCCGATATTTTACCTTTTCGCTTCACGCTCCATCTGGTGTGCAAAAACAAAAGCCGCTCCGGTTTTACCCGAAGCGGCCTGAAACCGGAGGAAATGTTGATTCAGTGAATGATCTTGGCGAGGAAGTCGCGTGCGCGTTCGGAGCGGGGGGCGCCGAAGAAGTCGTCCTTGGCGCAGTCCTCGACGATGGCGCCGCGGTCCATGAAGATCACGCGGTCGGCCACCTTGCGGGCGAAGCCCATCTCGTGCGTCACCACCATCATCGTCATGCCATCCTGCGCCAGCCCCACCATCACGTCCAGCACCTCGTTGATCATTTCCGGGTCCAGCGCCGAGGTCGGCTCGTCGAACAGCATCGCGATCGGGTCCATCGACAGCGCGCGCGCGATCGCCACCCGCTGCTGCTGGCCGCCCGACAGCTGGCCCGGGAACTTGTCCTTCTGCGACAGCAGGCCGACCCGGTCGAGGTACTTCAGGCCCTTCTCGGTGGCCTCCTCCTCGCTGCGTCCGAGCACCTTGACCTGGCCCAGCGTCAGGTTCTGCCGGATCGACAGGTGCGGGAACAGCTCGAAGTTCTGGAACACCATGCCGATCTTCGCGCGCAGCTTCGACAGGTTGGTCTTCGGGTCGCCCACCGACACGGTATCGACCAGGATCTGCCCCTTCTGGAACGGCTCCAGCCCGTTGACGGTCTTGATCAGGGTCGACTTGCCCGAGCCCGACGGCCCGCACACCACCACCACGTCGCCCTTGGCCACGCTGGTGGTGCAGTCGGTCAGCACCTGGAAGCTGCCGTACCACTTGCTCACGTCTTTCATTTCAATCATCTTGCTCTCCTGCATTCTGTGTTCGTTTCACGGATCGGGTAGGCCGCGGCTTATCGGATGATGGCGACGCGCTGCTGCAGCCGCCGCACCAGCCACGACAGCGCGTAGCAGATGATGAAGTACACCACCGCCACGAACAGGTACATCTCGACCAGCCGGCCGTCGCGCTGCGCCACCTTGGAGGCGGCGCCGACGAAGTCGGTGATCGACAGCACATACACCAGCGAGACGTCCTGGAACAGCACGATGGTCTGCGTCAAGAGCACCGGGATCATGTTGCGGAACGCCTGCGGCAGCACGATGGTGCCCATGGTCTGCCAGTAGTTCATGCCGAGCGCGTAGCCGGCCCACACCTGGCCGCGCGGGATCGACTGGATGCCGGCGCGCATGATCTCGCAGTAGTAGGCCGCCTCGAACAGGATGAAGGTGATCAGCGAGGAGGTGAAGGCGCCGACCCGCACCGGTTCGCTTGAGCCGATCAGCCACGCGCCGATGTAGGGCACGAGGAAGTAGAACCAGAAGATCACCAGCACCAGCGGGACCGAGCGGATCAGGTTGACGTAGGTGGTGGCCGCCGTCGAGATCAGCCGGTTGCTGGACAGGCGCATCATCGCCAAGAGGGTGCCGAGGATGATGCCGCCGATCATGGCCAGCGCGGTCAGTTCCAGCGTGAAGGCCATGCCGGTCTGGAACAGGTAGACCCAGGAGCGCTCGATGACGTCGAAGTCGAAATTGCCGAACATGGTCAGTGCCCTCCCGCGCCGGCGGTGCCGGTGGTGATGAAGCCGGGCACGGCGACCCGCTTCTCGATGAAGCGCATCAGGTTGACCACGATCACGTTGACCACGATGTAGATGAGGGTGGCGGCGGTGAAGGCCTCGAACACCTGGAACGAGAATTCCTGCATCGAGCGCGCGCGCGCGGTCAGTTCCATCAGGCCGATGGTGAGCGCCACCGCGCTGTTCTTGATGATGTTGAGAAACTCGCTGGTGAGCGGCGGGATGACGATGCGAAACGCCATCGGCAGCAGCACGTGGCGGTAGGTCTGCGGCAGCGTCAGGCCGAGCGCGGTGCCGGCCATCTTCTGGCCGCGCGGCAGCGCGTTGATGCCGGCCGAGACCTGCACCGCCACCCGCGACGAGGTGAAGAAGCCGAGGCAGATGACGGCGGTGACGAAGGCCGCGTCCGGACGCGACTTGAGCCAGTTGCCCAGCGCCTCGGGCACCAGTTCCGGCATCACGAAGTACCACAGGAACATCTGCACCAAGAGCGGGATGTTGCGGAACAGTTCGATGTAGCCGTCGGCCACGCGCGCCGCGGCCCGGTTCGGCATGGTGCGGATGGTGCCGACGATCGCGCCCAGCACCAGCGCCATGATCCACGCCGACAGCGCCGTCGCCAGCGTCCACACCAGCCCCGACCACAGCGTGTCCATGTACGTCCCCATCCCGTCGGGCGACGCCTCCCAGAAGATCCGCCAGTTCCAGTTGTAATTCATGTTCCCCTCGTCTCTATAAAAAGAGTCGTCAATTTGAAGCCTCGTTCCATCCGCAGTGGACAAAACGTCCATAAAACACTTTTCTGCTGAATTATTGCCTATGCACAGCCGCAAGTCACATGCCGAAAAACAAAACGGGGGGCGTGCGCCCCCCGTTTGGATCAAGACACCTTGAATTATTTTGCTGCGTACGCTGTCGGGTCACCCGAATCGGTCGGCTTGGCGATAGCGGCCTTGAGCGGCGCGCTCATCGGCACGTTCAGGTTGACGCCCTTCGGCGGGATCGCCGACATGAACCACTTGTTGTAGATGCGGGTGATATCGCCCGATTTGAAGACATTGGTGATCGCGGCATCGACCACTTTCTTGAACTCCGGGTCGTCACGGCGCAGCATGATGCCGTACGGCTCGACCGACAATGCTTCCGTCGTGATCGTGTAGTCGTTCGGCGCCTTCGAGCTGGCGGCAAGCGATGCCAGCAGGATGTCGTCCATCGCGAATGCCACTGCACGGCCGGTTTCGACCATCAGGAAGCCTTCCGCATGGTCCTTGGCCGCCATGATGTTCATGCCGAGGTTCTGCTCGCCGTTCAGCGTGGTGATCTGCTTCAGGTTGGAGGTGCCGGAAGTCGAGACGATGGTCTTGCCCTTCATGTCGGCCAGCGACTTGATGTTGGACGACTTCTTGGCCAGCAGACGGTTGGCGGTCACGAAGGTGGTGGGCGCGAACGCGACCTGCTTCTGGCGCTCCAGGTTGTTGGTAGTCGAGCCGCACTCGAGGTCGACGGTGCCGTTGGCCATCAGCGGGATGCGGGTGGCCGACGTCACGGGATTCATCCGCACGTTCAGCGACGTCAGGCCGAGCTCTTTCTGCACCGCGCTGACGATCTTCATGCACAGGTCGATCGAATAACCCTGGTAGGACTGCTTGTCATCGAGGTAGGAAAACGGGATGGAGGAGTCGCGCACGCCCAGCGTGATCGTGCCGGTGTCCTTGACCTTCTTGAGCGTGCCGGTTTGCTGCGCCTGCGCTGCGCCAGCGATCACACCTGCGCCAACCAGAACCGCAATCAACTTTGCTACTTTCATGACGTCTCCTTTCAGACTGTGCACTCTTGGGTTCCCCATATGCCTCTTTTGAAAGCATATTGCTCTTTTCATACAAGTGTTACGCGGACGAATCCATATTGCCTGCTTATACGTCTGGATATTGTGCCTTGTTCAAGCAATCTGTTTGCTAAGTATTAATACGTATTTACTGCACTGATGGGCAGGTCTTTCCGTCGCGTTGGGCATTTGACAATCGCCTGGTCGCGACGAAATCCATCGCCGCTTTCCATGCTCATCTTAGGACTTGTCAATTTTGCACTCTTTGATCGGACGCACATTTGCACATCGATGCCGACCAAGAAATCGCAGGGCGTCGGGAGGGAGCGTTGGAGGAATCAGGGAAATTGCCGGCAAGCACTTTGCCGGCATGAGGATGCGAAGAAACAGATGGGTACGAGAAGCGGCAGCGCCATGCTCAAGCTGCAGGCATGGCGCCGCTGCATCGGCATCCGGGCGGCACTGGCTGCCGCCGAATACCGATGCACGGTAGTGCAGAAGATCAGGGATACAGACCGCGCATTTCGCGCGCGCGCAATACGCGAGTACACGCGACGATGAAGGCCGCCGTGCGCAGCGACACATTCTTCTCTTCCGCCAACTGCCAGACCGCGGTGAACGCCTCGCGCATGATGCGTGTGAGCCGCTGGTTGATCTCGTCCTCGGTCCAGAAGAAGCTGGAGAAATCCTGCACCCACTCGAAGTAGCTGACGGTCACGCCGCCCGCATTGGCGATCACGTCCGGCACGATCAATACGCCCTTGTCATGCAGGATGTCGTCTGCTTCCGGCGTGGTCGGGCCGTTCGCGCCTTCCAGAATGATCTTGGCGCGGATCTTGTTCGCGTTGGCAGCGTTGATCTGCTGCTCGAGCGCGGCGGGTATCAGGATGTCGCAATCGACGCTCCAGAATTCGCTGCGGTCATTGATGCGCTCCGCTCCGCCGAAACCGGCGACGCTGCCAGTCTCCGCGACGTACTTGAGCAGGGCAGGAACGTCGATGCCGCTCTCGCGCACGACGGTGGTGACATGATCCTGCACGGCGACGACTTTCGCACCGGCTTCCGCGAACAGACGCGCTGCAATTCCGCCGACATTGCCGAAGCCCTGCACCGCGACGCGCGCGCCCTTGATGTCGAGGCCGCGCTTGGCAGCCGCTTCGCAGCCGACCACGAACACGCCGCGTCCGGTCGCTTCGTGGCGTCCGAGACTGCCGCCAAGCGAGATCGGCTTGCCGGTCACCACGCCGGATGCGGTACTGCCCTGATTCATGGAGTACGTATC
The Noviherbaspirillum cavernae DNA segment above includes these coding regions:
- the pyrC gene encoding dihydroorotase — encoded protein: MSNHSASNSPQNITITRPDDWHLHLRDGAAMASVLPHTARQFRRAIVMPNLKPPVTTTEQAAAYRDRILAALPMGMEFEPLMVLYLTDNTPPDEIRRARDSGFVHAVKLYPAGATTNSDAGVTSLTKCYKTLEVMQEVGMPFLVHGEVTDPAVDVFDREAVFIERVMQPLRRDMPALKVVFEHITTKDAAHYVSEAEGPIAATITAHHLLYNRNEIFKGGIRPHYYCLPVLKREEHRQALVKVATSGSDRFFLGTDSAPHPKGLKEHACGCAGCYTALHAMELYAEAFDRAGALDKLEAFASVNGPAFYGLPRNSGTVTLQRAEWSVPDELPLGDATVVPLNAGETIGWKLA
- a CDS encoding amino acid ABC transporter ATP-binding protein; its protein translation is MIEMKDVSKWYGSFQVLTDCTTSVAKGDVVVVCGPSGSGKSTLIKTVNGLEPFQKGQILVDTVSVGDPKTNLSKLRAKIGMVFQNFELFPHLSIRQNLTLGQVKVLGRSEEEATEKGLKYLDRVGLLSQKDKFPGQLSGGQQQRVAIARALSMDPIAMLFDEPTSALDPEMINEVLDVMVGLAQDGMTMMVVTHEMGFARKVADRVIFMDRGAIVEDCAKDDFFGAPRSERARDFLAKIIH
- a CDS encoding amino acid ABC transporter permease, with translation MFGNFDFDVIERSWVYLFQTGMAFTLELTALAMIGGIILGTLLAMMRLSSNRLISTAATTYVNLIRSVPLVLVIFWFYFLVPYIGAWLIGSSEPVRVGAFTSSLITFILFEAAYYCEIMRAGIQSIPRGQVWAGYALGMNYWQTMGTIVLPQAFRNMIPVLLTQTIVLFQDVSLVYVLSITDFVGAASKVAQRDGRLVEMYLFVAVVYFIICYALSWLVRRLQQRVAIIR
- a CDS encoding amino acid ABC transporter permease, with the translated sequence MNYNWNWRIFWEASPDGMGTYMDTLWSGLVWTLATALSAWIMALVLGAIVGTIRTMPNRAAARVADGYIELFRNIPLLVQMFLWYFVMPELVPEALGNWLKSRPDAAFVTAVICLGFFTSSRVAVQVSAGINALPRGQKMAGTALGLTLPQTYRHVLLPMAFRIVIPPLTSEFLNIIKNSAVALTIGLMELTARARSMQEFSFQVFEAFTAATLIYIVVNVIVVNLMRFIEKRVAVPGFITTGTAGAGGH
- a CDS encoding amino acid ABC transporter substrate-binding protein encodes the protein MKVAKLIAVLVGAGVIAGAAQAQQTGTLKKVKDTGTITLGVRDSSIPFSYLDDKQSYQGYSIDLCMKIVSAVQKELGLTSLNVRMNPVTSATRIPLMANGTVDLECGSTTNNLERQKQVAFAPTTFVTANRLLAKKSSNIKSLADMKGKTIVSTSGTSNLKQITTLNGEQNLGMNIMAAKDHAEGFLMVETGRAVAFAMDDILLASLAASSKAPNDYTITTEALSVEPYGIMLRRDDPEFKKVVDAAITNVFKSGDITRIYNKWFMSAIPPKGVNLNVPMSAPLKAAIAKPTDSGDPTAYAAK
- a CDS encoding Glu/Leu/Phe/Val family dehydrogenase, whose product is MAANHEIPSYLTPHEIGPWGVYLEQIDRVTPHLGNLSRWVETLKRPKRVLIVDVPIERDDGTIAHFEGYRVQHNTSRGPGKGGVRFHQDVTLSEVMALSAWMTVKNAAVNVPYGGAKGGIRVDPKTLSNGELQRMTRRYTSEINIIIGPNKDIPAPDVNTNEKIMAWMMDTYSMNQGSTASGVVTGKPISLGGSLGRHEATGRGVFVVGCEAAAKRGLDIKGARVAVQGFGNVGGIAARLFAEAGAKVVAVQDHVTTVVRESGIDVPALLKYVAETGSVAGFGGAERINDRSEFWSVDCDILIPAALEQQINAANANKIRAKIILEGANGPTTPEADDILHDKGVLIVPDVIANAGGVTVSYFEWVQDFSSFFWTEDEINQRLTRIMREAFTAVWQLAEEKNVSLRTAAFIVACTRVLRAREMRGLYP